A region of Vitis vinifera cultivar Pinot Noir 40024 chromosome 13, ASM3070453v1 DNA encodes the following proteins:
- the LOC109123681 gene encoding putative disease resistance protein RGA3, whose amino-acid sequence MLLKDDPSSDEEVSVIPIVGMGGIGKTTLAQLAINDDKVKGHFDLREWVYVSDDFDVSRITKTILQSVDPGTRDVNYLNLLQVNLKENFSGKKFLLVLDDVWNENCHEWDTLCMPMRAGAPLAEGFLQQTKGNTRPEDLGSKYLDDLFSRSFFQHSSQYSS is encoded by the coding sequence ATGTTGCTCAAGGATGATCCAAGTAGTGATGAGGAAGTCTCTGTAATTCCAATTGTCGGTATGGGAGGTATCGGCAAAACTACTCTGGCTCAGCTTGCCATCAATGACGATAAAGTGAAGGGCCATTTTGATTTGAGAGAATGGGTATATGTTTCTGATGACTTTGACGTTTCGAGAATAACCAAGACCATTCTACAATCTGTTGATCCGGGTACTCGTGATGTCAATTATCTCAATTTGCTTCAGGTCAATTTGAAGGAGAATTTTTCTGGGAAGAAGTTTCTTCTTGTGTTAGACGATGTTTGGAATGAGAATTGTCATGAATGGGATACTTTGTGCATGCCAATGAGAGCTGGGGCACCATTGGCAGAAGGCTTTTTGCAACAAACAAAGGGGAATACCAGGCCAGAAGACTTAGGTTCTAAATACTTGGATGATCTGTTCTCCAGGTCATTTTTTCAACATTCAAGTCAATATTCATCCTGA
- the LOC109123682 gene encoding putative disease resistance RPP13-like protein 1 has protein sequence MDIQDVRDANLESKHHIEELRVEWSNDFGASRNAMHERHVLEQLRPRRNLKKLTVASYGGSEFPSWMKDPSFPIMTHLILKDGKRCKSLPALGQLSSLKVLHIEGLNGVSSIDEEFYGGIAKPFPSLEYLKFEEMAEWEYWFCPDAINEDSHVSRGAGNAGMPQTEVISRYGVATIAKTTCEWLRRSKIAAS, from the exons ATGGATATTCAAGATGTAAGGGATGCCAATTTAGAGAGTAAGCACCACATTGAGGAGTTAAGAGTGGAATGGAGCAATGACTTTGGTGCTTCACGAAATGCAATGCATGAAAGGCATGTTTTGGAGCAGCTACGACCTCGTAGAAATCTAAAAAAGCTCACAGTTGCATCTTATGGTGGATCAGAATTCCCAAGTTGGATGAAGGACCCATCATTCCCCATAATGACACACTTAATTCTCAAGGATGGCAAGAGATGCAAATCATTACCAGCTCTGGGCCAATTATCCTCACTCAAAGTATTGCATATTGAAGGGTTGAACGGAGTTAGCAGCATAGATGAAGAGTTTTATGGAGGGATTGCGAAGCCTTTTCCATCCTTGGAGTATCTAAAGTTTGAGGAAATGGCTGAATGGGAATACTGGTTTTGTCCTGATGCAATTAACGAAG ACTCTCATGTGTCTCGTGGAGCTGGAAATGCTGGAATGCCCCAAACTGAAGTCATTTCCAGATACGGGGTTGCCACCATTGCCAAGACGACTTGTGAGTGGTTGCGAAGGTCTAAAATTGCTGCCTCATGA